TGATGCCGCCGCGCCCGCCGGTGGAGTAGAGCGCGGCGAGCTCGGGGAAGTCGGGCGAGCAGCGATCGAGCAGCTTGATCCCGATGCGGTGCGCGGCGAGCAGGCGGAACAGCTCGCGCACGATGGTGTCGATCTCCACCCGCGTGTCGCGCGCGCGCTTCTTCGCGAGTGCGGCTGCGAGCGCGGGCAGTTGCACCTCGCGCGCGAGGCGAGCCCGCACCTTGCGCAGCGTCGCGCCTGCGCGTGGCGTCGGGACCGGCAGCTCGCGCGGCAGCGGAATCGCGGCGCTGCGATCGGCGTGAAGCAGCGCCTGCTCGAACAGCGCCTCCTTGCTCTCGAAGTAGAGGTAGAGCGTGCCCTTGGCGACGCCGAGCTCGTCCGCGATGTCGGCCATCTGCGTGCGGCGATAGCCCTGGCGCAAGAACACGCGGGTCGCTGCGCGAATCGCAGCGTCGAAGCGATCGGTCGGAATCGGTCGCGGCATGGAGCGACCCTAAACTGACCGACTCGGTCAGTCAATCCGAAATCCCGGCGCCCCACCCTCCCCCGCCCGGGGTCTCGAGCCGCAGCCGATCGCCGGGCGAGAGCTGCAGCGTGGCCCGGCCGGGCAGCCGCTCTCGCGTGCCGTCTCTGCGCACGAGCCAGTTCGCGCCGCGCGCGCCGGGCGAGCCGCCTGCGGCGCCCCACGGTGCGATCACACGGCGCTCCGTGATGAGCGACGCCGTCACCGCCGCCGTGAACTCGAGCTCGCGCACGAGGCCTTCGCCGCCGCGCCAGCGCCCGGCTCCGCCCGAGCCGCGGCGCAGCGAGAACTCGTGCACGCGCACCGGCGTGCGCGACTCGAGCACCTCCGGGTCGGTGATGCGCGTGTTGCTCATGTGCACGTGCACACCGGAGCCGCCCGGCGCGCCGGGCGTCGCGCCCGAGCCGCCGCCGAGCGTTTCGTAGTAGCCGAACGAGGCATCGCCGAACGCGAGGTTGTTCATCGTGCCCTGGCTCGCGGCGGCGACGCCCATCGCGCCGAGGATCACGTCGACGACGCGCTGCGAGGTCTCGACGTTGCCCGCCACGACCGCGGCGTCGCGCGGCGGATCGAGCAGCGACCCGCGCGGAATCCGCAGCTCGAGCGGCGCGAGGCAGCCGCCGTTCAGCGGGATGCGCTCGGCGACGAGGCAGCCCAGCGCGTAGATCGCCGCAGCCTCCGCCACGGCGCGCGGCGCGTTCAGGTTGCCCGCGACCGCGGGCGACGTGCCAGAAAAGTCGAGTACGCCGCGCCCTGCTGCGAGCGTGAGGCGCGCGCAGATGCGCGTCCCGTCGTCGAGCACGTCGGCGAACTCGCGCGCGCCGTCGCCGAGCTTCGCGAGCTCGCGCGAGACTTTGCGTGCGGCGGCGTCCTGCAGCGCGCGCATCAGCTCGGCGAGCAGCTCGGCGCCCTCCTCCGCCACGTACTCCGCTAGAAGCCGCGCACCGGCGCGATTCGCCGCCGCCATCGCTTCGAGGTCGGCGACGTTGTCGTCGGGACTTCGCGCGGGATACCGCGCGCGTGTGAGCAGCGCGCGCAGGCCCGCTTCGTCGAAGGCGCCCTCGCTGGCGAGGGGAAACATGCGCAGCACGACGCCCTCTTCTTCGAGCGTGCGCGAGTCCGCCGGCATCGAACCCGGCGACATGCCGCCGATGTCGGCCTGATGACCGCGGCTCGCGACGAAGAAGCGCAGCGCGCCGCCCACGAACACAGGCGTCACGACCGTCACGTCGGGTAGATGCGAGCCGCCCTCGGCCGGATCGTTCGTCGCGATCGCATCGCCTTCGCGCAGCGCGGGGAAGCGCGCGAGCACGGCGCGCACCGTCGCGCCCATCGCGCCGAGATGCACGGGGATGTGCGGCGCGTTCGCGACGAGGCCGCCGCTCGCGTCGAACACCGCGCACGAGTAGTCGAGGCGCTCCTTGATGTTCACCGACACCGCGGTGTTGCGGAGCACGAGGCCCATCTGCTCGGCGATCGACATGAAGCGTGAGCCTGCGACTTCCAGGCGAACGGGGTCGTTCGCATCGCGCGCCTCGCCCTGCGCGCGCGCTGCGCCCGCGAGATCGCGCACCACGAGCGTGCCGTTCGCGAGCGCCTCGGCGCGAAAGCCCGGATCGAGCACGAGCGTGCTCGCGTCGTCGACGATCAGTGCCGGGCCTTCGACGCGCTCACCTGCCGCGAGTGACGCGCGATCCCGCACGAGCGCCCGCGCGCGGCCCGCGCCGGGGAACCAGCACTCGCTCAGCTCCGTCCGCGGCTCCGTGTGCGCGGTTGTACCGGAGGCGGCGCCTGCTGCGACGACCTCGAGCACGCGCACGCGGGCCGTCGTGATCTCGATCGCGCGCGCCCGCGCGTAGCCAAAGCGCGCGCGGTGCTCGCGCTCGAACGCGTCGCGCCACGATTCGCCGCTCTCGGCGCGCACCGTCAGCGCGGTCTCCGCACCGCGGTAGCGCAAGTCGAGCATTCGCTCCGCGCTGGAGCGCTGCACGCGTTCGGCCGCGAGCGCCGCTTCGCCTTCGCGCGAGAGCGCGTCCAGCAGTGCGAGCACGCTCGCGGGCGCGGCATCGCCGGCGAGCAGCACGCGGCCCGCGTCGCGCTGGCCGTCCCAGCTGCGCGGCGCCGCGCCGATGCCGTGCGCACTCAGCAGGCCCGCGAGCGGATGCACGAGGAGCGTGCGCATCCCGAGCCGGCGCGCGACGGCGCAGGCGTGCTGACCCGCGGCGCCGCCGAACGCGACGAGCGCGAGCTCGCGCGGGTCGACACCTCGCGCGATCGAGACCTGCGCGATCGCCTGCGCCATGTTCGCGTTCGCGATCTCGACGAAGCCGGCAGCGATCTCGTCGAGCGTGCGCGAGAAGCCCGCGGCGGCGAGCTCGCGTTGCAGCGAGAGCAACGCGCGCTCGACGGGCTCACGCTGCAACGGAAACGGGAAGCGCTCCGCGGGGAGACGCCCGAGCCAGAAGTTCGCGTCGCTGATCGTGAGCTCGCGCGCACTCGCGCGGCCATAACAAAGCGGCCCCGGGTCGGCGCCCGCGCTCTCCGGGCCAACGGTGAGCTGCACGCCGTCGAAGCGGCACAGCGAGCCGCCGCCCGCCGCGATCGTGTGTACGCGCAGCATCGGCGCCTTCACGCGCATCCCGGCGACGACCGTCTCGTAGGCGCGATCGGGCTCGCCGTTCACGATCAGCGACACGTCGGTCGAGGTGCCGCCCATGTCGAAGCCGATCGCGCTCGCGAAGCCCGCCTCGCGCGCGGCGCGCGCGGCGCCGAGCGCACCGCCCGCCGGCCCTGACAGCAGCGCATTGGGTCCGCGAAAGCGCGCCGCGTCGGTGAGTCCGCCGGAGGACTGCATGAAGCGCAGCTGTGCGCCGGGGAGCTCCTGCGCGAGCGACGCGAGATGACGACGCAGCAGGGGAGTCAGGTACGCGTCCGCCGCAGCGGTCTCACCCCGCGCGAGCATTCCCTGCTCGCGCGCGATCTCGCTGGAGGCGACGACGTGCGCAAAGCCCGCCTCGCGCGCGAGCGCGGCGACGCGCTCCTCCCAGCTCGGCTCGACGCTCGCGTGCAGGCCGACGACCGCGACCGACTCGAGCCCAGCCGCGCGCGCGACGCGAAACGCTTCGCGCGCTTCCGCCTCGTCGAGCCCTTCGAGCTCGCGGCCACGAAAGTCGATGCGTCCTGGCAGCTCGATCACGCGCGCGGGCAGGGGCGGCGGCTTCACCACCGAGAGCGCGAACAGCTCGGGCCGCTCCTGCGTGCCGATCGCGAGCAGATCGCCGAGCCCGCGCGTCGTCGCGAGCAGCACGTGCGCGCCGCGGCGCTCGAGCAGCGCGTTGGTGGCAACCGTCGTGCCGAGCCGCAGCTCGCACGGCGGCAGCGCGTCGCCGGCGCGCCACGCCCCGGCGTCACGCAGCAGTGCGTGAATGGCCTCCACGGGCGCGCGCTCGTGCGAGAGCACTTTGCGCGTGTGAAGCGCGCCGTCGGGAGCGAGCGCGATGCAGTCCGTGAACGTGCCACCGCGGTCGATGAAGAACTGCCATGCAAGCGAAGCGCGCGGCGAGCCGGAGTCTTCGGAGGCGAGCGAAGATCGAACGGTGGCCTCGCTGAGCGCGCGAGAACGTGCGTCACGCGTTCGCGCGCCCCCGTTCACGCGCGCGCCTTCGCTCCGTACAGAACGTCCCGCAGATCGAGCGCGAGGCGCGTGCCGTCCAGTAACAAGTGGCGCGGGTTGAGGCCGGGCGCGCGCACGCTCACGGCGATCCGCGTCGAGTCGACGTCGCTCGGCGTCGCAAAACCGAAGATGCCTCCCGCGTCGGTCGTGCCATGCGCGATCACGCGCGGCGCCGCGCCCGCGCGGTGCGCTTCCACGAGCACCTCGGCGCCCGCGAGCGCGGGCTGCTCGCCGCTCGCGTCTGCGTCGTTGTCGGCGACGAGCACGCGCGCGGTGCGCCCATCGGGCGCGCGCTCCACGCGGACCGCGAGATCGCGCAGCCAGATCATCGGCTCCGCCACGACGCCGGAGAGGCCTGCGTCGATCACGTGCCAGCTCGGATTCGCGCGCAGCGAGACATCCTGCGGCGCCATGCCGTGGTCGGCGGTGACGACGAAGAGCGTCTCGTCGAACAGGCCGAGCTGATCCAGCAGTGCGAGCACGCGACCGATGCGCTTGTCGCTCTCGGCGAGTGCGTCGCGTAGACCGTCGGCGTGTGGGCCGTAGTCGTGGCCAGCGCCGTCCGTGAGCACGAGCTCGTGGTAGACGAAGTCCGGCGGCGGCAGATCCTCGCGCGTGAACAGCTCGATCACCTGCGCGACGCCGCGCGTGTCGACCACCGCTTCGTCGGCGACGCCCTTGAACTCACGCGCCCAGCGCGGGTGCTGGTCGACCGAGAGCTGCGCGGTGAGCTCCTTCACGCGCCCGCGGTCGCAGAGGTTGCGGCCCTCGAGCACGGCGTGTTTCGCGCTGCGACCGAACGGCGCGTAAATCGCGGCCGTCATGCACTGCGATCCGCGCACGCGATGAAACGCCTCGTACAAGCTCTCGATCGCGCCCGCTGCATAGCCTTCGGTGCCCGCCTGCTTGCCTTGCGGCGACACCGTCTCGCGCGAGGCGCGCAAGTAATAAGTCGGGTTCACCACGTCGTGATGCCCGCACCAGGCGCCGCTGCCGATCGCGGTGTGGCTGGGCCACGTGATCGAGGGGAAGTTAACGATCGAGCCGCCGCGCAGCACGCCCGCGCGCTCGCGTAGGCGCCGCAGATTCGGCAGGGCCTCGGGGTCGCGGGCGAGGCGATCCTCCAGCTCGGTCTGGTGCAAGCCATCGAGCAGGAAGACGTAGAGGCGCCGCGGTTTGTCGGGGGCGTCCGCGTCGAGCAGCTCGCGCAGCACGCGCCCGTCTTGGCGCGCGAGATACACGTCGGGCGCGACGCCGCGCTCGCTCGCCGTTCGCGCCGTGGCGTCGCAGCCGTCGATGCGCGGAAAACCGAGCGCGGCGAGGCAGGTCGGCGCGATGTCGACCGCGCGCGCGGCGAGCGCGTGCACGCCGCGCCTAACACCTTTGCCCGAGAGCCACAGCGGCGCGCGCGCCTGACGCACGTGCAGCGCCCCGTGCGTGCCGGGCTGCGTGCCCTGGCACCAGTCGCGCGGCGAGACGGCGAGATCGGGCGCGTTCGGCGAGTCGAACAGCTGGGCCACGCGCTCGTATGCGAACGGGTAGCTCTGCTGCGCCGGTGCGATGAAGCGGCGCGCGGCGTCCTCCGCATCGAACCCACTCGCTGCCGCAGCGCGCTTTTCCTCGTCGAGCGTCGCGAGCGCGAGTGGGTCCTGATTCGCGACGGGGTTCTCCCCAACGACTTCGAGCACCTCGAAGCCGAGCGCGCCGCCGTCGCGAATCACGCGCTGGAACCGCACGAGCCCGCGCGCCGACCAAATCTCGTACGCGCCCGGCGCGCCGTTCTCTCCGGCGCGACACGTGAGCACGAGATCCACCTGCGCGCCGATCTTCGGGTCCGCGAGCAGCGCGTGAATCGCGCGGTTGCCCGACTCCTCCTGCTCGGGATCGAGCCCCTGCCCCGCCAGCCGCTCCGGTCCGTGAATGCGCATGCGCCGCAGCGTATCGCGCACACCGCGACTCCCCGGAGGGGGGACGTTCCGCAAGAAAGTAAAGAAAAGGGCCTGGTTTCTTTACTTGCTTGCGGAACGTCCCCGAAGCCTCACTGGACGGGCCGATTCGTCCGCGTCGCCGCGCGCCCTACATCACGTAGTTCAGCCCGAGCCGCCCGCCGTCGGGGTAGATCGTCGTGCCCGTGAGGTACGACGCGTCGTCGCTCGCGAGGAACACCGCGATGCGCGCGATCTCCTCGGGCTCGCCGAGGCGCCCGAGCGGCGTGCGCGAGAGGATGCGAGCGCGCGCGGCGTCGTCCGTGAGCACGACGTCGCGCAGCATCTCGGTGGCGATCGAGCCGGGCCCGATGCCCATCACGCGAATGCCGCTGCGCGCGAGGCCGAGCGCCATCGTCTTGGTGAGCTGATTGATCGCGCCCTTGCTCACCGTGTACGGGACTTGGTTCTCGATCGCGAGCACGGCGTTCACGCTGGACATGTTCACGATCACGCCGCGCGCGCCGTTCTCGCGCGCGGGCTGCGCGAGCATCTGCCGCGCCGCCGCTTGCCCGCACAAGAGCGCGCCCTTCAGGTTGACGCGCAGCACGCGATCGAAGTCCTCCTCGCGCAAGTCGAGGAAGCTCGCGGCGTGCACGATGCCCGCGTTGTTCACGAGCACGTCGAGGCGCCCATGATGACTCGCCGCGCTCGCGACGAGCGCATCCGCATCGGCTTTCTCGCCGACGTCGGCGTGGACGAAGCGCGCCTCGCCGCCGGCGCCGCGAATCTCGGCTGCGACCGCTTCGCCGCGCGCATCGTTCACGTCCGACACGACGACGCGTGCGCCCTCACGCGCGAATTCGCGCGCACACGCGGCGCCGATTCCCTGCGCGGCGCCCGTCACGATCGCGACGCGATCTCGCAGCTTCATCCCTTCCTCCGAATGCGCGCACGAACGCGGGCGAACACGTCGCGCGTGGGCTCGTCGCCGAGCGCGTGAAGCAGCGGCAGTGCGAGTGCGGCGTAGACGACGCCGCCGACTGCCAGCTCGAGGAGCGCGCGCGGCGTCGTGCCGAGGCCGCTGCGCGTGCCCGCGATGTCGGCCACGAGCCACGCGAGCGCCGCGGTCGGGAGCGAAGCCGCGATCGCGCGCACGAGCGTGCCGAGCAGCGGAAGCAGGCGCGGCGCGCCGTGCAGGCGACGCGCGACGACGAGCGTCGCGACGGCGTTCGCCGTGATCGCGAGGGCTCCCGCGAGCGCGAGGCCTGCGGCGCCCTGCTCGCGCCCGAGCCACGCGTAGAGCGGAAACGCCACCACGACGAATGCGGTCCCGAGCAGCATCGGCCGCCACATGTCCGCGCGCGCGTAGAACGGACGAACCGCCACGGTCTGCACCACCCACGCCGGCACGCCGAGGCAGAACAGCTGCAGCGCCGTCGCCACCGGCGCGGCGTCGCCGAGCGCGAACTCGCCGCGCACGTAGACCGCGCGCACCAGCGCGTCCGACAGCGCCGCCGTGCCGACGCCCAACAACACGGCGATCGCGGTCGAGGCTTGGAGCGTGCGCAGCACGAGCCGGTCGAGCTCGTCCTTGCGCCCGTCCTCGAGCAGCTTCGAGAAGGTCGGGAGCGCCGCGGTCGCAACGGCTTGGCCCACGAGGCCGACGGGCAGCTGCATCAAGCGCCGCGCGAACGCGAGTGTCGCGATCGAGCCGACCGCGAGCAGGCCGCCGAAGTAGCGGTCGTACCACTCGTCGACCGTGATCAATGTGACGCCGAGCATGAGCGGCAGTGCCACCACGAGGTAGCGGCGGAACTCGGGATCGAGCGGCGCGAAGCGGAAGCCGAGCGCGATGCGGCCGCGCGCTTCGTAGAGCGCGGTGCCGAGCGAGCCGGCTGCCGCGCCGAACAGCGCGCCCCACGCGAAGCCCTCGATGCCGAGCTCGCGGGCGCCGACCG
This genomic window from Deltaproteobacteria bacterium contains:
- a CDS encoding TetR/AcrR family transcriptional regulator, producing the protein MPRPIPTDRFDAAIRAATRVFLRQGYRRTQMADIADELGVAKGTLYLYFESKEALFEQALLHADRSAAIPLPRELPVPTPRAGATLRKVRARLAREVQLPALAAALAKKRARDTRVEIDTIVRELFRLLAAHRIGIKLLDRCSPDFPELAALYSTGGRGGIMALLERYIRARVAAKQLAPIADPTISARITLEIAAQWAIHRHWDPIPDPRFADEALIEDGVALFVSRALHGDLP
- a CDS encoding hydantoinase B/oxoprolinase family protein: MNGGARTRDARSRALSEATVRSSLASEDSGSPRASLAWQFFIDRGGTFTDCIALAPDGALHTRKVLSHERAPVEAIHALLRDAGAWRAGDALPPCELRLGTTVATNALLERRGAHVLLATTRGLGDLLAIGTQERPELFALSVVKPPPLPARVIELPGRIDFRGRELEGLDEAEAREAFRVARAAGLESVAVVGLHASVEPSWEERVAALAREAGFAHVVASSEIAREQGMLARGETAAADAYLTPLLRRHLASLAQELPGAQLRFMQSSGGLTDAARFRGPNALLSGPAGGALGAARAAREAGFASAIGFDMGGTSTDVSLIVNGEPDRAYETVVAGMRVKAPMLRVHTIAAGGGSLCRFDGVQLTVGPESAGADPGPLCYGRASARELTISDANFWLGRLPAERFPFPLQREPVERALLSLQRELAAAGFSRTLDEIAAGFVEIANANMAQAIAQVSIARGVDPRELALVAFGGAAGQHACAVARRLGMRTLLVHPLAGLLSAHGIGAAPRSWDGQRDAGRVLLAGDAAPASVLALLDALSREGEAALAAERVQRSSAERMLDLRYRGAETALTVRAESGESWRDAFEREHRARFGYARARAIEITTARVRVLEVVAAGAASGTTAHTEPRTELSECWFPGAGRARALVRDRASLAAGERVEGPALIVDDASTLVLDPGFRAEALANGTLVVRDLAGAARAQGEARDANDPVRLEVAGSRFMSIAEQMGLVLRNTAVSVNIKERLDYSCAVFDASGGLVANAPHIPVHLGAMGATVRAVLARFPALREGDAIATNDPAEGGSHLPDVTVVTPVFVGGALRFFVASRGHQADIGGMSPGSMPADSRTLEEEGVVLRMFPLASEGAFDEAGLRALLTRARYPARSPDDNVADLEAMAAANRAGARLLAEYVAEEGAELLAELMRALQDAAARKVSRELAKLGDGAREFADVLDDGTRICARLTLAAGRGVLDFSGTSPAVAGNLNAPRAVAEAAAIYALGCLVAERIPLNGGCLAPLELRIPRGSLLDPPRDAAVVAGNVETSQRVVDVILGAMGVAAASQGTMNNLAFGDASFGYYETLGGGSGATPGAPGGSGVHVHMSNTRITDPEVLESRTPVRVHEFSLRRGSGGAGRWRGGEGLVRELEFTAAVTASLITERRVIAPWGAAGGSPGARGANWLVRRDGTRERLPGRATLQLSPGDRLRLETPGGGGWGAGISD
- a CDS encoding alkaline phosphatase family protein, giving the protein MRIHGPERLAGQGLDPEQEESGNRAIHALLADPKIGAQVDLVLTCRAGENGAPGAYEIWSARGLVRFQRVIRDGGALGFEVLEVVGENPVANQDPLALATLDEEKRAAAASGFDAEDAARRFIAPAQQSYPFAYERVAQLFDSPNAPDLAVSPRDWCQGTQPGTHGALHVRQARAPLWLSGKGVRRGVHALAARAVDIAPTCLAALGFPRIDGCDATARTASERGVAPDVYLARQDGRVLRELLDADAPDKPRRLYVFLLDGLHQTELEDRLARDPEALPNLRRLRERAGVLRGGSIVNFPSITWPSHTAIGSGAWCGHHDVVNPTYYLRASRETVSPQGKQAGTEGYAAGAIESLYEAFHRVRGSQCMTAAIYAPFGRSAKHAVLEGRNLCDRGRVKELTAQLSVDQHPRWAREFKGVADEAVVDTRGVAQVIELFTREDLPPPDFVYHELVLTDGAGHDYGPHADGLRDALAESDKRIGRVLALLDQLGLFDETLFVVTADHGMAPQDVSLRANPSWHVIDAGLSGVVAEPMIWLRDLAVRVERAPDGRTARVLVADNDADASGEQPALAGAEVLVEAHRAGAAPRVIAHGTTDAGGIFGFATPSDVDSTRIAVSVRAPGLNPRHLLLDGTRLALDLRDVLYGAKARA
- a CDS encoding SDR family oxidoreductase, with amino-acid sequence MKLRDRVAIVTGAAQGIGAACAREFAREGARVVVSDVNDARGEAVAAEIRGAGGEARFVHADVGEKADADALVASAASHHGRLDVLVNNAGIVHAASFLDLREEDFDRVLRVNLKGALLCGQAAARQMLAQPARENGARGVIVNMSSVNAVLAIENQVPYTVSKGAINQLTKTMALGLARSGIRVMGIGPGSIATEMLRDVVLTDDAARARILSRTPLGRLGEPEEIARIAVFLASDDASYLTGTTIYPDGGRLGLNYVM
- the murJ gene encoding murein biosynthesis integral membrane protein MurJ, whose amino-acid sequence is MTETTARRVGFAALLLVASQLLSRVLGFVRESVIAALVGRGRATDAYNAAFQIPDLLFYFLAGGALSIAFIPLYSRAKSEQGDAAAQRFLATVLGTMTALALAASVLLWTFADAFVALQFPRFEPEAQALTVRLTRIVLPAQIFFIAGGIVRGALMAEGRFGSQAAAPIVYNLGIIACGAVGARELGIEGFAWGALFGAAAGSLGTALYEARGRIALGFRFAPLDPEFRRYLVVALPLMLGVTLITVDEWYDRYFGGLLAVGSIATLAFARRLMQLPVGLVGQAVATAALPTFSKLLEDGRKDELDRLVLRTLQASTAIAVLLGVGTAALSDALVRAVYVRGEFALGDAAPVATALQLFCLGVPAWVVQTVAVRPFYARADMWRPMLLGTAFVVVAFPLYAWLGREQGAAGLALAGALAITANAVATLVVARRLHGAPRLLPLLGTLVRAIAASLPTAALAWLVADIAGTRSGLGTTPRALLELAVGGVVYAALALPLLHALGDEPTRDVFARVRARIRRKG